The following are from one region of the Streptomyces rubrogriseus genome:
- the aroA gene encoding 3-phosphoshikimate 1-carboxyvinyltransferase, with translation MTVNPTHTALWPAPHASGAVDATVHVPGSKSVTNRALVLAALASEPGWLRRPLRSRDTLLMAEALRTLGVEIEEGVGPEGTGEFWRVIPAGLRGPATVDVGNAGTVMRFLPPVATLADGAVRFDGDPRSYERPLHGVIDALRVLGARIDDDGRGALPLTVHGGGALEGGPVEIDASSSSQFVSALLLSGPRFNQGVEVRHTGSALPSMPHIRMTVDMLRAVGAQVDTPESGGEPNVWRVTPGALLGRDLTIEPDLSNAQPFLAAALVTGGKVVIPDWPSRTTQPGDRLREIFTEMGGSCELTDFGLAFTGSGAIHGIDVDLGEVGELTPGIAAVAALADSPSTLRGVAHLRLHETDRLAALTKEINELGGDVTETADGLHIRPRRLHGGVFHTYEDHRMATAGAVIGLAVEGVQIENVATTAKTLPDFPDLWTGMLGA, from the coding sequence ATGACCGTGAACCCCACGCACACCGCCCTCTGGCCCGCCCCGCACGCGAGCGGGGCCGTCGACGCGACCGTCCACGTGCCCGGGTCCAAGTCGGTCACCAACCGCGCCCTGGTGCTGGCCGCCCTCGCCTCCGAGCCCGGCTGGCTGCGCCGCCCGCTGCGCTCCCGCGACACCCTGCTGATGGCCGAGGCGCTGCGCACGCTGGGCGTCGAGATCGAGGAGGGCGTCGGCCCCGAGGGCACCGGCGAGTTCTGGCGGGTCATCCCGGCGGGCCTGCGCGGCCCGGCCACGGTCGACGTCGGCAACGCCGGCACGGTCATGCGCTTCCTGCCCCCGGTCGCCACGCTGGCCGACGGCGCCGTCCGTTTCGACGGCGACCCGCGGTCGTACGAGCGTCCGCTGCACGGCGTGATCGACGCGCTGCGCGTCCTGGGCGCCCGCATCGACGACGACGGGCGCGGCGCGCTGCCGCTGACCGTGCACGGCGGCGGGGCCCTGGAGGGCGGCCCGGTCGAGATCGACGCGTCCTCCTCCTCCCAGTTCGTCAGCGCCCTGCTGCTGTCCGGGCCGCGCTTCAACCAGGGCGTCGAGGTGCGCCACACCGGTTCCGCGCTGCCCTCCATGCCGCACATCCGCATGACGGTGGACATGCTGCGCGCGGTCGGCGCCCAGGTCGACACCCCCGAGTCCGGCGGCGAGCCGAACGTGTGGCGGGTCACGCCGGGTGCGCTGCTCGGCCGGGACCTGACCATCGAGCCGGACCTGTCGAACGCGCAGCCGTTCCTGGCGGCGGCGCTGGTGACCGGCGGCAAGGTGGTGATCCCCGACTGGCCGTCCCGCACCACCCAGCCCGGCGACCGGCTGCGCGAGATCTTCACCGAGATGGGCGGCTCCTGCGAACTGACGGACTTCGGACTCGCGTTCACCGGATCGGGTGCGATCCACGGCATCGACGTCGACCTCGGCGAGGTCGGCGAGCTGACCCCGGGGATCGCGGCCGTCGCCGCCCTCGCGGACTCCCCCTCGACCCTGCGGGGCGTGGCCCATCTGCGGCTGCACGAGACGGACCGGCTGGCCGCGCTCACCAAGGAGATCAACGAACTCGGCGGTGACGTCACCGAGACCGCCGACGGCCTGCACATCCGCCCGCGCCGGCTGCACGGCGGCGTGTTCCACACCTACGAGGACCACCGCATGGCCACCGCGGGCGCCGTCATCGGCCTCGCGGTCGAGGGCGTGCAGATCGAGAACGTGGCGACCACGGCCAAGACCCTGCCCGACTTCCCCGACCTGTGGACCGGGATGCTCGGGGCGTAG